CAACCACAAAAGGGCTCACCTATAGATTGACTGAAAGAGAACTTCTTTCGCGGCCATTTCAGCTGCTGCTTAAAGGCGTGCAGCAGCCGAAGGTCTTGGTGCCCCCATTTATCTTTTGCCTTGGACGAATGGGTTGAACTCGGAAGGAAATACCCAAGGGAGCTGGAGGAACTGAAAAGTATCCGTGGTAAGAAGACCACCCTTCTTGCAGGTGGTGATACAAATCCCGAGTTGTTCCAGGACGTTGAAGCCATCAATGAACATCTGGGAGAAGCGCGATCCACGGCTGTTCTTTTCAAGCAGATAGAAGCCGGCAATTCCTCGCTCGCAGCTTCGCTCTATGAGGTCGCCGAGAAATCATTAATTGCAGCGGGCGAATATGGGTTGTGGGGGAAGCAACGGTATTGAACTGTTGCTGATGGAGGGGGCCGGGTAACCTTGAGCTACCGGATCTTTATCAAGTTATTATCCCACAAAAAGGGGCGAAAACGTAAGGGGGGAGGGATTGGGTGAAAGTAGTGGCACGGGTTCATCTGAGGCTTCTCAAAAACCGATTCTATCCGTTGGAAATTTGCGCTTGATCAGTATCAGCATTGGCGTAGATTTCCGCTCATACGCACAAACTGTGTGATATTTGATGGCGAGCCAAAAGCAATGCTCCTTTATTGACGCGCGCCAAGTCGGGGTGGCGGCAGCCGTCCAAAAAAATAAATTTTTATCAGTTTCTAATGCTGATGAGCTTATGGGAAATGAAAAACTAGATGAAAAAAACATTGATGGTAAAGCTGGCGTTATTTGCGGTTGCGATCATGGCTCAGGGCGTTTACGGTGCAACGATTATTAATTTTGATGAGTTTGAAATCCCGGGGACCGGCACCACCGGCATGCAAAATTACACCAAGGCCGGGTTTACCATCCAAAGTGGCTACACCGATAACATGGCTTTTCAGTCGCCCAACCAGAGCCATCCCAAGTATTACGGGTCGGCTAATTTAGTTAACAGCCGTATTGACAGCATGATTTACCTCACCTCTGCGAGCGGCGCGTTCACGATCAATTCGATTGATGTGCACATGCTCTGGCCGCAAGCAGGAACCGCCACCATTGATTTCTATATCAACGGCATTTTTGGCCAACCCGATTCCTGGGGGGTGAGCCGACTGTCCTTTGCCGTTCCTGACGTCACCGATTGGCACACCATCAATTTCGGCTCCGACTTTCAGAATATAACCTCCATTGCCTGGTGCCAGGCACCGGCACTCGATCCAAACGCGGAGAATCTTACCTTCGCGCCAAGTCATTCCTTTGACAACATCGTCTTGAATGAAACGGCGGTGCCAGAACCCGCTTCCTTGCTTTTATTTGGCGTGGCGGTCGGGGTATTCGCCTTCTTTAAAAGGAGAAGTTGATTTTTGACGGCGGCAATCTGGTAAATCCCTTTCTCCTTGCCGCCCTGTCCCGCTCCCATTAAGGTCATCACCGAAGTAACTACCTGGCATGGCACCGTTTAAACTGGTGGCCGGGCGGTGAAAATTTATGGCAGCAAGCAGGTCATCGGTTAGAGCAGCAACGCCAAATCCGCGCGCATGTCCGGCGGTTATGTGAACAACGTGATCAAGGGGAAGCTGCTGGAATCGGAGACCTTGAAGCAACAGGCGGCGAACAATACCAAAGAGCAGTTCGCCAATTCCCCGGACCTGAAAAACGAATTATTGAATGCGATTATGGGAGCCTTGGACGCACATAATGCCATGAGCACTCAGGCATTGAACTCTGCCCAGGTCCAGAACGGCATGCGCGACATATTGCTCAATCACGTCCGCCTCTATGAGACGTTGCGAGCACAAGCAACTTAGGTTTCAGATACGGTTTGTGCGGTGAGACCCGATGCAGAAATCATCGAGTTGCCAATTGGCAACAATCACGCTTGAACCACATCACCACAGAGGTTAGGCTCCCATCCATGAGCACACGACATCGAAAAATCTTAAGACGATACAAAAGCAATGCTCACTTACCGCAACGCAACAAGTGAAAACATCAAATGTGCCAAAAAACAAATTCAGTGCCCCCTCCGTACTGTCCAAGTTGTCTCACCGGTCAATCCCAGCCATCACGAACAGGCTACAAAAACCATCAGTTGCCGGCAACTTCACGGTAAACGGATAAAAGCACTCTGCCGGTAGGTGCCAGCTCAATCGCCGCCTTTCTCCTTGCCGCCCTGTCCCGCTACCATTAAGGTCATCACCGAAGTAACTACCTGGCATGGCATCATTTAAACTGGTAGCCGGGCGGTGAAAATGTATGGCAACAAGCAGGTCATCGGTTAAACCATATTCCAATTTTTTTCTCGCCAAGGTGCGTATTTTCCCGAAAACTCACGCATCACAGGACGTTGGGTCTTATGGCGAATATTCAAAATTGTACCAGTAGCGAGCCCTGTCTGATTATCATTCAGGCGCTACTTCCTTTCACCCAAGGCGGATGCCTGGGAATAGACCTCCGCGACCTCCATCACGACCTCCGCATCGATTACGTCCTCGCCAACCTTTGTCAGTCATTACAGCGCCCTTTTCATGATTGAACGCCATTTTGAAGTGCCCTTTGTGTCGCGCCTGGCTCTGCGGGAGAAACAAATCCAGCAGAACTACCGGCCGGTCATCGCGGTGCACAAGTGGTTCGCCCGTAGGCCGGGGACGCTGTTTCGATCACTGATCCTGTCTGAGTTTGCTGAACAGCCGATCCATCAGACTTTCTATCAAAGCCAGCAGATGCCGCATATTCGCGTGTTCGACCCATTCATGGGTGGCGGCACGACGATGATGGAAGCAAATCGCGTCGGCTGCGCTGTCGCTGGCACGGATGTGAACCCGATGGCTTGGTGGATTGTGCGTCAGGAGTTGCGGGAACTTGATGTCGTCGCCTACCAAAAGGCGGCGGAGCAATTGCGCTCCCATTTGGAGGCCGCAATTGGGCCGTTGTATCGCACTCGATGCTTGAGATGCGGAAGTGATGAGGCGCGTGCGAAGTATTTTCTCTGGGTGAA
Above is a window of Verrucomicrobiota bacterium DNA encoding:
- a CDS encoding PEP-CTERM sorting domain-containing protein, whose protein sequence is MKKTLMVKLALFAVAIMAQGVYGATIINFDEFEIPGTGTTGMQNYTKAGFTIQSGYTDNMAFQSPNQSHPKYYGSANLVNSRIDSMIYLTSASGAFTINSIDVHMLWPQAGTATIDFYINGIFGQPDSWGVSRLSFAVPDVTDWHTINFGSDFQNITSIAWCQAPALDPNAENLTFAPSHSFDNIVLNETAVPEPASLLLFGVAVGVFAFFKRRS